One window from the genome of Pseudonocardia hierapolitana encodes:
- a CDS encoding L-serine ammonia-lyase, translating into MTISAFDLFKVGIGPSSSHTVGPMRAASSFASRLERDGLLPRTARVRAELFGSLGATGHGHGSVKAVVLGLEGEQPDLVDPAAAEPRVGAVRDGGRLLLAGKVPIPFSVDDDVVLHRRKRLPFHTNGMIFRAFDADDVELTAREYYSVGGGFVLDEDEAGRPVLVEDPTPVRYPFRTGEELLRRTRETGLRISDVMLANELAWRSEQDVRAGLLHIWSVMQECVERGTRTTGVLPGGLKVRRRAAHLRECLERGGDEQDPLRAVDWVTLYALAVNEENAAGGRVVTAPTNGAAGIIPAVLHYYRRFIGSFSDDGVVRFLLTAAAVGLLFKENASISGAEVGCQGEVGSACSMAAAGLTEVLGGTPEQVENAAEIGIEHNLGLTCDPVGGLVQIPCIERNAVGAIKAITAARLAVRGDGRHQVSIDKAIKTMRETGADMKDKYKETARGGLALNVVEC; encoded by the coding sequence ATGACGATCAGCGCCTTCGACCTGTTCAAGGTCGGCATCGGCCCGTCGAGCTCGCACACGGTGGGTCCGATGCGCGCGGCGAGCTCCTTCGCTAGCCGCTTGGAGCGGGACGGGCTGCTCCCCCGGACCGCCCGGGTCCGCGCCGAGCTGTTCGGCTCGCTCGGGGCCACCGGGCACGGGCACGGCAGCGTGAAGGCGGTCGTGCTAGGGCTCGAGGGCGAGCAACCCGACCTGGTCGACCCGGCGGCCGCGGAACCCCGGGTCGGCGCCGTTCGCGACGGTGGCCGGTTGCTGCTCGCCGGGAAGGTGCCGATCCCGTTCTCCGTCGACGACGACGTCGTGCTGCACCGGCGCAAGCGGCTGCCCTTCCACACTAACGGCATGATCTTCCGCGCGTTCGACGCCGACGACGTCGAGCTGACGGCGCGGGAGTACTACTCGGTCGGCGGCGGGTTCGTCCTCGACGAGGACGAAGCCGGACGTCCGGTCCTCGTCGAGGACCCGACTCCGGTGCGCTACCCGTTCCGCACCGGCGAGGAGCTGCTGCGGCGCACCCGGGAGACCGGCCTGCGCATCAGCGACGTCATGCTCGCGAACGAGCTGGCGTGGCGCAGCGAGCAGGACGTGCGCGCCGGGCTGCTGCACATCTGGTCGGTGATGCAGGAATGCGTGGAGCGCGGCACGCGCACCACCGGGGTGCTCCCGGGCGGGCTGAAGGTGCGCAGGCGAGCCGCCCACCTGCGTGAATGCCTCGAGCGAGGTGGTGACGAGCAGGACCCGCTGCGCGCCGTCGACTGGGTCACCCTCTACGCGCTCGCCGTGAACGAGGAGAACGCCGCGGGCGGGCGCGTCGTCACCGCCCCGACGAACGGGGCGGCCGGCATCATCCCCGCCGTCCTGCACTACTACCGGCGCTTCATCGGCTCGTTCTCCGACGACGGGGTGGTCCGGTTCCTGCTCACCGCCGCCGCCGTCGGGTTGCTGTTCAAGGAGAACGCCTCGATCTCCGGGGCCGAGGTCGGCTGCCAGGGCGAGGTCGGATCGGCCTGCTCGATGGCCGCCGCAGGCCTCACCGAGGTGCTCGGCGGCACCCCGGAGCAGGTCGAGAACGCCGCGGAGATCGGCATCGAGCACAACCTCGGGCTGACCTGCGACCCGGTCGGCGGGCTCGTGCAGATCCCGTGCATCGAACGCAACGCCGTGGGCGCCATCAAGGCCATCACCGCGGCCCGGCTCGCCGTCCGCGGCGACGGGCGGCACCAGGTCAGCATCGACAAGGCGATCAAGACGATGCGCGAGACCGGGGCGGACATGAAGGACAAGTACAAGGAGACCGCCCGCGGCGGTCTCGCCCTCAACGTCGTCGAGTGCTGA
- the purU gene encoding formyltetrahydrofolate deformylase: protein MPSTFILTLSCPQRPGIVHAVTAFLFEQGCDIVEHQQFDDRVRDSLFLRTAFVTAREIDAEALSAAFEPIAAEFGMTFGLTGDGPQRVLVMVSKAGHCLNDLIFRWRAGSLGADLVAVVSNHEDLRPMAEAAGLPFVHVPVTPTTKRQAEQRLLELVEEHRADLVVLARYMQVLSDGLCRTLHGRAINIHHSFLPGFKGAKPYHQAYDRGVKLVGATAHYVTPDLDEGPIIEQEVIRIDHTFDPRHLSTAGRDAEALALSRAVRWHCERRVMLNDRSTVVFR from the coding sequence GTGCCGAGCACGTTCATCCTGACCCTGAGCTGCCCGCAGCGCCCGGGCATCGTGCACGCGGTCACCGCCTTCCTCTTCGAGCAGGGCTGCGACATCGTCGAGCACCAGCAGTTCGACGACCGGGTGCGCGACTCGTTGTTCCTGCGCACCGCGTTCGTCACCGCGCGGGAGATCGACGCCGAGGCCCTGTCCGCCGCGTTCGAGCCGATCGCCGCCGAGTTCGGGATGACGTTCGGCCTCACCGGCGACGGCCCGCAACGGGTGCTGGTGATGGTGTCGAAGGCGGGCCACTGCCTGAACGACCTGATCTTCCGCTGGCGGGCCGGGAGCCTCGGCGCGGACCTCGTCGCCGTCGTCTCCAACCACGAGGACCTGCGGCCGATGGCCGAGGCCGCCGGGCTGCCGTTCGTCCACGTGCCGGTCACACCGACCACCAAGCGGCAGGCGGAGCAGCGGCTGCTCGAGCTCGTCGAGGAGCACCGGGCCGACCTGGTGGTGCTCGCCCGCTACATGCAGGTCCTCTCCGACGGCCTGTGCCGCACGCTGCACGGCCGGGCGATCAACATCCACCACTCGTTCCTGCCCGGATTCAAGGGGGCCAAGCCCTACCACCAGGCCTACGACCGCGGCGTCAAGCTGGTCGGCGCCACCGCCCACTACGTCACCCCTGACCTCGACGAGGGCCCGATCATCGAGCAGGAGGTGATCCGGATCGACCACACCTTCGACCCCCGCCACCTCAGCACCGCCGGCCGGGACGCCGAGGCGCTGGCACTGTCCCGTGCCGTGCGATGGCACTGCGAGCGTCGGGTCATGCTGAACGACCGGAGCACGGTGGTCTTCCGCTGA
- a CDS encoding DUF222 domain-containing protein, whose protein sequence is MLTGALLEAPADPLVPVPDALSDALPDDLLNSAVINAWVDRLARFDRDVPDTERIDQLRALERLKSAAAAAQARIAVDLDTSMRAGQAATGLPAQRQGRGVAAQVALARQESPYRGGRHLGLAKVLVAEMPHTLTALAHGAISEWRAGLLAQETIFLSREHRQLVDAHLCADPTGLHGWGDRRLTGEIRKIAYRLDPAGYTRRRAKAESERRVTSRPAPDVMARVTALLPVAHGVAVHAALRKAADTAIAAGDGRTRGQLMADTLVQRVTGQATADGVPVEIHLIMTDRTLLGEGQGDGDGSEQPAQLAGYGPIPAGLARRLAVSAAETETAWLRRLYSRPDSGRLVGMDSTRRVFPAGLARFIEIRGQYCTTPWCDAPIRHIDHALPHHQNGATSADNGNGTCAQCNYARQAPGWKVRPEPGPRHTPRITTPTGHGHHSTAPAPPGHPRSERRHPAGRRAHRATAERASLLI, encoded by the coding sequence ATGCTGACCGGGGCGCTACTCGAGGCCCCAGCCGACCCACTAGTTCCGGTCCCGGACGCGCTGTCAGACGCGCTACCGGATGACCTGCTGAACTCCGCGGTGATCAACGCCTGGGTCGATCGGCTGGCCCGGTTCGACCGGGACGTCCCCGACACCGAACGGATCGACCAACTCCGCGCCCTGGAACGCCTCAAGTCCGCCGCCGCGGCCGCCCAGGCCCGGATCGCCGTCGACCTGGACACCTCGATGCGGGCCGGGCAGGCCGCCACCGGGCTGCCGGCGCAGCGGCAGGGCCGCGGGGTGGCCGCGCAGGTGGCGCTGGCCCGCCAGGAATCCCCCTACCGCGGTGGCCGGCACCTCGGCCTGGCCAAGGTCCTGGTCGCCGAGATGCCCCACACCCTGACCGCGCTCGCACACGGTGCGATCTCCGAATGGCGGGCCGGCCTGCTCGCCCAGGAAACAATCTTCCTATCCCGGGAGCATCGCCAACTCGTCGACGCCCACCTGTGCGCCGACCCCACCGGGCTGCACGGGTGGGGGGACCGCCGGTTGACCGGCGAGATCCGCAAGATCGCCTACCGGCTCGACCCGGCCGGCTACACCCGGCGCCGCGCGAAGGCCGAATCGGAACGCCGGGTCACCTCCCGGCCGGCCCCGGACGTCATGGCCCGGGTCACCGCGCTGCTCCCCGTCGCCCACGGGGTCGCCGTCCACGCCGCCCTGCGCAAAGCCGCGGACACCGCGATCGCGGCCGGGGACGGGCGCACCCGCGGCCAGCTGATGGCCGACACCCTCGTGCAACGCGTCACCGGGCAGGCCACCGCGGACGGGGTGCCGGTGGAGATCCACCTGATCATGACCGACCGGACCCTGCTCGGCGAAGGTCAAGGCGACGGCGACGGCAGTGAGCAGCCGGCGCAGCTGGCCGGGTACGGGCCGATCCCGGCCGGCCTGGCCCGCCGACTCGCCGTCTCCGCCGCCGAAACCGAGACCGCCTGGCTGCGGCGGCTCTACAGCAGGCCCGACAGCGGGCGGCTGGTCGGGATGGACTCGACCCGGCGGGTGTTCCCGGCCGGGCTGGCCCGGTTCATCGAGATCCGCGGCCAGTACTGCACCACCCCATGGTGCGACGCCCCGATCCGCCACATCGACCACGCCCTACCCCACCACCAGAACGGGGCCACCTCGGCGGACAACGGCAACGGCACCTGCGCCCAATGCAACTACGCCCGCCAAGCACCCGGCTGGAAAGTCCGACCCGAGCCCGGGCCCCGGCACACGCCGCGGATCACCACACCGACCGGCCACGGCCACCACAGCACCGCACCGGCGCCTCCCGGACACCCGAGGTCCGAGCGACGTCACCCCGCAGGACGACGAGCCCACCGCGCTACTGCTGAAAGGGCGAGTCTCCTGATTTGA
- a CDS encoding family 20 glycosylhydrolase, whose product MPSPTVPLFPVPRSFEVLAAPGPAPGAPVAVRHEPELPEQGYSLVRDAGGTQISYRDDAGLRYAHQTLDQLRADPELSHRAVRVRDWPDFPVRGFMLDVSRDRVPTRRTLRRYVEILAAARMNQLELYTEHTFTYAGHTAVWAAASPLTVDDMRWLDALCAAHGITLVANQNTLGHMERWLAHEPYRDRAEKPEGFTIHGRHRRPSTLQPTPENAEFALGLVRELAATVRARRVNIGADEPWELGKGRSAADAAERGLGQVYLDHLLRVAVPLIEDGYEVMFWADVLADHPEVAGALPTSGLVPVVWQYDGPVHARAALDRATPEQRRQWAADGFDMDALAGGFRERAKALTSAGRPFWVAPGTGAWNSVIGRLDNAVENLLDAAEIGREHGAGGYVVTTWGDHGHHEPPPVTYPGLLFGAAVSWCLDSNREMDLAAALDRIVFDGPGLGSALIAAGSVADVVDAPLLNGSALSAVLFGREDVPAVAPEALAEAERVLSAATDALAHARPAAADGDIAVRETAHAIAIARFALALLAAGGVARLTPAAAGDLLHRLDALLVEQRACWLLSARPGGLDDSIATFAPLRSALVERAAARQ is encoded by the coding sequence GTGCCGTCCCCGACCGTGCCGCTCTTCCCCGTCCCCCGCTCGTTCGAGGTGCTCGCCGCGCCCGGACCGGCGCCCGGCGCCCCGGTCGCGGTGCGCCACGAGCCCGAGCTGCCCGAGCAGGGCTACAGCCTCGTACGCGACGCCGGCGGCACGCAGATCAGCTACCGCGACGACGCCGGGCTGCGCTACGCCCACCAGACGCTCGACCAGCTGCGCGCCGACCCCGAGCTCTCCCACCGTGCAGTTCGGGTGCGGGACTGGCCGGACTTCCCCGTGCGCGGCTTCATGCTCGACGTCAGCCGCGACCGGGTGCCCACCCGCCGCACCTTGCGCCGCTACGTGGAGATCCTCGCCGCGGCCCGGATGAACCAGCTCGAGCTCTACACCGAGCACACCTTCACCTACGCCGGCCACACCGCGGTGTGGGCGGCGGCCAGCCCGCTCACGGTCGACGACATGCGGTGGCTGGACGCGCTGTGCGCCGCGCACGGGATCACGCTGGTCGCGAACCAGAACACGCTCGGGCACATGGAGCGCTGGCTCGCCCACGAGCCCTACCGGGACCGCGCCGAGAAGCCCGAGGGCTTCACGATCCACGGCCGGCACCGCCGGCCCAGCACACTGCAGCCGACCCCCGAGAACGCCGAGTTCGCCCTCGGGCTGGTGCGTGAGCTCGCCGCCACCGTGCGCGCCCGCCGCGTGAACATCGGCGCCGACGAGCCGTGGGAGCTGGGCAAGGGCCGGAGCGCCGCCGACGCGGCCGAGCGTGGCCTCGGCCAGGTCTACCTCGACCACCTGCTGCGCGTGGCCGTCCCGCTGATCGAGGACGGCTACGAGGTCATGTTCTGGGCCGACGTCCTCGCCGACCACCCTGAGGTGGCCGGAGCCCTTCCGACGTCGGGCCTGGTGCCGGTGGTGTGGCAGTACGACGGCCCGGTCCATGCCCGGGCCGCCCTCGACCGGGCGACGCCGGAACAACGCCGCCAGTGGGCCGCCGACGGGTTCGACATGGACGCGCTCGCCGGCGGCTTCCGGGAGCGGGCCAAGGCCCTCACGTCGGCGGGCAGGCCGTTCTGGGTGGCGCCGGGCACCGGGGCGTGGAACTCGGTCATCGGGCGGCTGGACAACGCGGTGGAGAACCTCCTCGACGCCGCCGAGATCGGCCGCGAACACGGCGCAGGCGGCTACGTGGTGACGACGTGGGGCGACCACGGCCACCACGAGCCGCCACCCGTGACGTATCCCGGGCTGCTGTTCGGCGCGGCCGTGAGCTGGTGCCTGGACAGCAACCGCGAGATGGATCTCGCCGCGGCGCTCGACCGCATCGTCTTCGACGGCCCCGGCCTCGGGTCTGCGCTCATCGCGGCGGGCTCGGTCGCCGACGTGGTCGACGCACCGCTCCTCAACGGCTCCGCGCTCTCCGCCGTGCTGTTCGGGCGCGAGGACGTGCCTGCCGTCGCACCCGAGGCGCTCGCCGAGGCCGAGCGCGTGCTGTCGGCGGCGACCGACGCCCTCGCGCACGCCCGGCCGGCCGCCGCCGACGGCGACATCGCGGTGAGGGAGACCGCCCATGCCATCGCGATCGCCCGGTTCGCGCTGGCGCTCCTCGCCGCGGGCGGGGTCGCCCGGCTGACGCCCGCGGCCGCCGGGGACCTGCTGCACCGGCTGGACGCGCTGCTCGTCGAGCAGCGCGCGTGCTGGCTGCTCAGCGCCCGCCCTGGGGGCCTGGACGACAGCATCGCGACGTTCGCCCCGCTGCGATCCGCCCTCGTGGAGCGGGCGGCAGCGCGTCAGTAG
- a CDS encoding polysaccharide deacetylase family protein yields MPRLRIVAASVAVLLAAGCGTDSDNAQSVSAPAAPAPAPVDPAQVQANELGRIPVLMYHRVIATPTSVYDRTPDDFRAELERLARENYVPVTTADLAAGRIDVPAGAHPVVLTFDDGDPTQITLGPDGTPAPGTAVRIILDVAAAHPGFRPVASMYVNAEPFGGGEPGAAAMRWLHDNGFEIGNHTFSHLNLRTAPAEKARQDIARGDTAIRQAVPGHRPATLALPFGARPRDPQLAARGDGYDYSGVLLVGANPAPSPFAEEFTPQAIPRIRSQGPDGSEAEFGSTVWLDKMAASPATRYTSDGNPAVISYPTGKEGPADRYAAAAAPY; encoded by the coding sequence TGCGCCTGCGGCCCCGGCCCCTGCGCCCGTCGATCCAGCGCAGGTTCAGGCCAACGAGCTCGGCCGCATTCCGGTGCTCATGTACCACCGGGTCATCGCCACGCCCACGTCGGTCTACGACCGCACCCCGGACGATTTCCGGGCCGAGCTGGAACGGCTCGCGCGCGAGAACTACGTGCCCGTCACCACGGCCGATCTCGCCGCCGGGCGCATCGACGTCCCGGCCGGTGCGCACCCCGTCGTGCTGACGTTCGACGACGGCGACCCGACCCAGATCACGCTCGGCCCGGACGGCACGCCCGCGCCCGGTACCGCCGTGCGCATCATCCTCGACGTCGCCGCCGCCCACCCGGGGTTCCGGCCGGTGGCGAGCATGTACGTCAACGCCGAGCCGTTCGGCGGTGGTGAGCCGGGCGCGGCGGCCATGCGCTGGCTGCACGACAACGGGTTCGAGATCGGCAACCACACCTTCAGCCACCTGAACCTGCGCACCGCGCCTGCGGAGAAGGCGCGGCAGGACATCGCCCGCGGCGACACGGCGATCCGGCAGGCGGTCCCCGGCCACCGGCCCGCCACGCTCGCGCTCCCGTTCGGCGCGCGGCCGCGGGACCCGCAACTGGCCGCCCGTGGTGACGGGTACGACTACTCGGGCGTGCTGCTGGTGGGCGCGAACCCGGCGCCGTCGCCGTTCGCCGAGGAGTTCACCCCGCAGGCCATCCCGCGGATCCGCTCCCAGGGCCCGGACGGGAGCGAAGCCGAGTTCGGGTCCACGGTGTGGCTCGACAAGATGGCGGCGAGCCCCGCCACCCGCTACACCTCCGACGGCAACCCGGCCGTGATCTCCTACCCGACCGGCAAGGAAGGTCCCGCCGACCGGTACGCGGCGGCCGCGGCCCCCTACTGA